The Brachyhypopomus gauderio isolate BG-103 chromosome 12, BGAUD_0.2, whole genome shotgun sequence genome window below encodes:
- the pcdh17 gene encoding protocadherin-17, producing MYLSVLFFLLLWAQALTLKNLNYSIPEEKIQGVIGNIAKDAGLELGEQGKKSNFRVLENSAPHLIDVDPESGLLYTKQRIDRETLCKRNPKCQLSLEVFANDKEICMIKIEVQDINDNAPSFPSEQIDIDISENAAPGTRFPLAAAYDPDTRENGLKTYQITRDDYSIFSLDVKSRGDGTKFPELVVQRSLDREERSHHTLIITATDGGEYPRSGTVQINVKVTDSNDNSPVFDEPSYVIEIPENSPPGTVLIDLNATDPDEGSNGQVTYAFSCYVPDRIKELFSIDPRTGVIKIQGKIDYEENSIIEIDVQAKDQGPNPIPGHCKVTVKVQDRNDNWPSIGFVAVRQGAISEAATPGTVIALVRVTDKDSGRNGQLQCRISGNVPFRLEENSDNFYTVVTDRPLDREMKDEYNVTIVAKDNGNPPLNSTKSFSVKILDENDNAPRFTKVVYLLQVPENNIPGEYLGSVLAHDPDLGQNGTVSYSLLPSNVSEESITTYVNIKPTDGAIYALRSFNYEQTKYFDFKVQAKDSGNPHLESNTTVRVSVLDVNDNIPVIVLPLLQNDTAEIHVPRNVGVGHVVTTVHATDNDFGESGRLTYEISDGNEERLFEIDSVTGEVRTSQPLWEEVSPVVELIVKVTDHGKPTLSAMARLVVKAYSGAPAEGEPRVNGERRSWDASLPLIATLSVVSALLLVAMVAVAVKCRRENKEVRTYNCRIAEYSHPPLGKGKKKKISKNDIMLVQSEGEERDAVNVMNVVSSPSLATSPVYFDYQTRLPLSSPRSEVMYLKPTANNLSVPQGHGGCHSSFTGPVSGTPDAPGNRMSIIQTDSFPAEPNYMGSRQQFVQSSSTFKDPERASLRDSGHGDSDQADSDQDTNKGSCCDMSAKETLKMKASGLRPQPLEQVPLSSTMTISVDLYTILLFIKNKNSKDTSMFCGKGLENCWYRVVERCRRLISSHSKAYWARVKAVTVYSSCATVSASSSVTDYREQIEGVASPARTTGQVRRAARGIPSPNVLMKKLGGIN from the exons ATGTATCtctctgttttatttttcctcctCTTATGGGCGCAAGCCCTGACACTGAAAAACCTGAACTATTCGATACCTGAGGAGAAAATCCAGGGCGTGATCGGAAACATCGCCAAAGACGCGGGTCTTGAGCTGGGGGAACAGGGCAAAAAATCCAACTTCAGGGTGTTGGAGAATTCCGCGCCGCACCTGATAGACGTGGATCCCGAAAGCGGGCTACTTTATACCAAGCAGAGGATCGACAGGGAAACACTGTGTAAACGAAACCCGAAGTGCCAGCTATCACTGGAAGTGTTCGCCAACGACAAAGAGATATGTATGATTAAGATAGAAGTGCAGGACATAAACGATAACGCGCCCAGTTTCCCTTCTGAACAAATCGATATAGACATATCTGAGAACGCGGCGCCAGGGACACGCTTCCCTCTGGCTGCCGCATACGACCCCGACACTCGGGAAAACGGCCTCAAAACCTATCAAATCACGCGAGATGACTACAGCATATTTTCCTTGGATGTAAAATCCAGAGGGGACGGAACAAAATTTCCTGAGTTGGTCGTACAGAGGTCGTTAGACAGAGAGGAACGCAGCCATCATACTCTTATAATAACCGCCACAGACGGGGGAGAGTATCCGAGATCAGGCACAGtgcaaataaatgtaaaagtaaCTGATTCTAATGATAACAGTCCTGTGTTCGATGAGCCCTCTTATGTTATAGAGATCCCAGAGAACTCCCCTCCAGGAACAGTGCTGATAGATTTAAATGCCACTGACCCTGATGAGGGGAGTAATGGACAAGTTACCTATGCTTTCAGCTGCTATGTCCCGGACAGAATCAAAGAGTTGTTCTCAATAGACCCCAGAACAGGGGTCATAAAGATTCAGGGGAAAATTGACTACGAGGAAAACTCAATTATTGAGATTGACGTGCAAGCAAAGGATCAAGGTCCGAACCCAATTCCCGGTCATTGTAAAGTCACTGTTAAAGTGCAGGACAGGAACGACAACTGGCCGTCAATAGGTTTTGTGGCGGTGAGGCAGGGGGCGATTAGCGAGGCAGCCACCCCCGGGACCGTCATCGCTCTGGTCAGAGTCACCGACAAGGACTCTGGTCGAAATGGGCAGCTCCAGTGCCGGATATCAGGGAATGTGCCGTTCAGGCTGGAGGAGAACTCTGACAACTTCTACACGGTGGTGACAGACAGACCGCTGGACCGCGAGATGAAAGATGAGTACAACGTCACCATTGTGGCCAAAGACAACGGGAACCCTCCCCTGAACTCCACCAAGTCCTTCTCCGTCAAGATCTTGGACGAGAACGACAACGCGCCTCGTTTTACCAAAGTGGTGTACCTCCTTCAGGTGCCCGAAAATAACATCCCAGGGGAGTATCTCGGCTCGGTTCTGGCCCATGACCCGGATCTGGGCCAGAACGGCACCGTGTCCTACTCCCTCCTTCCATCCAACGTCAGCGAGGAGTCCATCACAACATACGTAAACATCAAACCCACTGACGGAGCCATATACGCCCTGCGGAGCTTCAACTACGAGCAAACAAAGTACTTTGACTTCAAGGTCCAGGCGAAGGACTCGGGTAACCCGCACCTGGAGAGCAACACCACGGTGAGAGTGAGCGTGCTGGACGTGAACGACAATATTCCCGTCATCGTCCTGCCTCTGCTGCAGAACGACACGGCCGAGATCCACGTCCCGAGAAACGTCGGCGTGGGCCACGTCGTCACCACGGTGCACGCTACGGACAACGACTTCGGGGAGAGCGGCCGCCTCACCTACGAGATCTCAGACGGTAACGAGGAACGCCTGTTCGAGATCGACTCGGTAACGGGCGAGGTGCGCACGTCCCAACCCCTTTGGGAAGAGGTGTCGCCCGTGGTCGAGCTCATCGTCAAGGTGACGGACCACGGCAAGCCCACGCTGTCGGCCATGGCGCGACTGGTGGTGAAAGCGTACTCGGGGGCACCAGCGGAGGGCGAGCCGCGGGTCAACGGCGAACGCCGCTCCTGGGACGCCTCGCTGCCCCTCATCGCCACACTCAGCGTCGTCTCCGCCCTCCTGCTCGTCGCCATGGTGGCGGTCGCCGTCAAGTGTCGGCGCGAGAACAAGGAGGTGCGTACGTACAACTGTCGCATCGCCGAGTACTCGCACCCGCCGCTGGGGAAgggcaagaagaagaagatcagCAAGAACGACATCATGCTGGTGCAGAGCGAGGGGGAGGAGCGCGACGCCGTCAACGTCATGAACGTGGTGAGCAGCCCGTCCCTCGCCACCTCGCCCGTCTACTTCGACTACCAGACCCGCCTGCCGCTCAGCTCCCCGCGCTCGGAGGTCATGTACCTCAAACCCACCGCCAACAACCTCAGCGTGCCCCAGGGCCACGGCGGCTGCCACAGCAGCTTCACGGGGCCCGTGAGCGGCACGCCGGACGCACCCGGCAACAGGATGTCCATCATCCAG ACCGACAGTTTCCCCGCTGAGCCCAATTACATGGGGAGCAGGCAGCAGTTTGTTCAAAG CAGCTCCACGTTTAAGGACCCGGAGCGGGCGAGTCTTCGGGACAGCGGGCACGGTGACAGCGACCAGGCCGACAGCGACCAGGACACCAACAAGGGGTCCTGCTGCGATATGTCTGCCAAGGAGACCCTGAAGATGAAGGCGTCAGGGCTGAGGCCCCAGCCCCTGGAGCAGG TTCCGTTGTCAAGCACCATGACCATCAGTGTGGATCTCTACACCATCCTTCTCTTTATCaaa AACAAGAACTCGAAGGACACTTCCATGTTCTGTGGAAAAGGGCTGGAGAATTGTTGGTACCGGGTTGTGGAGAGATGTAGGAGGTTAATATCCAGCCACAGTAAGGCCTACTGGGCCAGGGTCAAAGCAG